In the genome of Hymenobacter cellulosivorans, one region contains:
- a CDS encoding DUF72 domain-containing protein, translating to MPTTYIGCSGFSFRDWKGMFYPPDVPPRKWFEYYCTHFNTLELNVTFYRMPELSFFEKLYQQSPPGFRFAVKAPRQVTHYKKFNAEAEPILAEFYATIREGLQDKLGPVLFQLPPKAAYTEELFHRLIDNLDPGFENVVEFRHPSWWEGEVFQQLSRHKVSFVSQSHPLPLPDEAVATTNLLYYRFHGVPELYKSEYSREFLQRIADEIAAIPKLEQVYLFFNNGIGGVGVGDAKKMQQLLDGSE from the coding sequence ATGCCTACTACCTACATTGGCTGCTCCGGCTTTTCCTTCCGTGACTGGAAAGGCATGTTCTACCCGCCCGACGTACCCCCGCGCAAGTGGTTTGAGTACTACTGCACCCATTTCAATACCCTGGAATTGAACGTGACTTTCTACCGGATGCCGGAGCTGAGTTTCTTCGAGAAGCTCTACCAGCAGAGCCCGCCCGGATTTCGGTTTGCCGTGAAAGCCCCGCGGCAGGTGACGCACTACAAGAAATTCAACGCCGAAGCCGAGCCGATTCTGGCCGAGTTCTACGCCACCATCCGGGAAGGGCTGCAGGACAAGCTCGGGCCCGTCTTGTTTCAGCTGCCGCCCAAAGCTGCGTATACCGAGGAGCTCTTTCATCGCCTGATTGATAATCTGGACCCCGGTTTTGAGAACGTAGTGGAGTTTCGCCACCCGAGCTGGTGGGAAGGGGAGGTGTTTCAGCAGCTAAGCCGGCACAAGGTTTCCTTCGTGAGCCAGAGCCACCCGCTGCCCCTGCCCGACGAGGCCGTGGCCACCACCAACCTGCTCTACTACCGCTTCCACGGCGTGCCCGAGTTGTACAAATCGGAGTACAGTCGGGAGTTCTTGCAGCGCATTGCCGATGAAATAGCCGCCATTCCTAAGCTGGAGCAGGTGTATCTGTTTTTCAACAACGGCATTGGGGGCGTGGGCGTCGGCGACGCCAAGAAGATGCAGCAACTGCTGGACGGGAGCGAGTAG
- a CDS encoding extracellular catalytic domain type 1 short-chain-length polyhydroxyalkanoate depolymerase has protein sequence MKTLLRSLVLLLLLLLPAAVRAQSTVTGTIVSGGITREYRLYVPAAYSPGKAVPLLFNLHGYGSNNLEQEAYGDFRPIADTANFLIVHPNGTVDAAGNRNWNTFTAPTAGGVDDVAFLSDLLTSLQARYSIDADRVYSTGMSNGGFMSYELACKLSNRVAAIGSVTGSMVQSRLNACTPQHPVPVMEIHGTADNTVPYNGNILFVPIPSVLDYWVRFNGCSPTPVVTAVPNTNTTDGSTAERYVYSGGRNGSVVEHYKILDGGHTWPGAPVSIGVTNRDINASREVWRFLRRYRLSQLSVALSTRPGTGVQSQVNIYPNPAQNIVAVCSAELLSSSQVAATDLLGRSQALTARLIEPGVVEVRIDSWPAGVYQLRVVHKYGVSYHRLTKQ, from the coding sequence ATGAAAACTCTACTCCGATCCTTGGTATTGCTACTGCTACTGCTGCTGCCAGCGGCCGTGCGGGCCCAAAGCACTGTGACGGGCACCATCGTCAGCGGCGGTATCACGCGCGAATACCGGCTGTACGTGCCAGCCGCCTACTCGCCCGGCAAGGCCGTGCCGCTGCTCTTCAATCTGCATGGCTACGGCTCTAATAATCTGGAGCAAGAAGCATACGGCGACTTCCGGCCCATTGCCGACACGGCCAATTTTCTTATCGTGCACCCCAACGGTACCGTTGATGCTGCTGGCAACCGCAACTGGAACACCTTCACGGCACCTACCGCCGGGGGCGTCGATGATGTAGCGTTTCTCTCCGACTTGCTTACCAGCCTGCAAGCCCGCTACTCCATCGACGCGGACCGGGTGTACAGCACCGGTATGAGCAACGGCGGCTTTATGAGCTACGAGCTGGCCTGCAAGCTCAGCAACCGCGTGGCCGCTATTGGCTCGGTTACGGGCAGCATGGTGCAAAGCCGGCTTAATGCCTGCACGCCCCAGCATCCGGTGCCCGTAATGGAAATCCACGGCACGGCCGACAACACGGTGCCTTACAATGGCAATATCCTGTTTGTGCCCATTCCGTCGGTCCTCGACTACTGGGTCCGTTTCAACGGCTGCTCTCCTACACCAGTCGTGACGGCCGTGCCCAATACCAACACCACCGACGGCAGCACAGCCGAGCGCTACGTGTATAGTGGGGGACGCAACGGTAGCGTAGTCGAGCACTACAAGATCCTCGACGGCGGCCACACCTGGCCGGGTGCTCCGGTCAGCATCGGTGTTACCAACCGCGACATCAACGCCAGCCGGGAGGTGTGGCGCTTTTTGCGCCGCTACCGCCTTAGCCAGCTCAGTGTTGCGCTGTCCACTAGGCCGGGCACTGGGGTTCAGTCCCAGGTGAATATTTATCCCAATCCGGCTCAGAACATTGTTGCCGTATGTTCAGCCGAGCTGTTAAGCTCCTCCCAAGTAGCCGCAACGGACCTGCTAGGACGCTCGCAGGCCCTGACCGCCCGGCTAATAGAGCCCGGTGTTGTTGAGGTGCGTATCGATTCCTGGCCGGCTGGGGTCTACCAATTACGCGTGGTGCACAAATATGGCGTTTCCTATCACCGCCTAACGAAACAGTAA
- a CDS encoding glycine zipper domain-containing protein — MKTFKIYLTMVLAFFMLSTSFTEAQAQNEPKKGWSKKAKGAAIGGGAGVVGGAVVGGTKGALIGGVAGAAAGGLIGRKKDKKKDPVRHAEYTRKD, encoded by the coding sequence ATGAAAACGTTCAAGATATATCTGACCATGGTACTGGCCTTCTTCATGCTCAGCACCAGCTTCACCGAAGCCCAGGCTCAAAATGAACCGAAGAAGGGCTGGAGTAAAAAAGCCAAAGGCGCAGCTATTGGTGGCGGGGCCGGGGTGGTCGGTGGCGCCGTAGTCGGTGGTACCAAGGGTGCCCTAATTGGCGGGGTAGCCGGGGCCGCGGCCGGGGGACTGATTGGCCGTAAAAAGGACAAGAAAAAAGACCCGGTGCGCCACGCCGAATACACGCGTAAAGACTAG
- a CDS encoding DUF72 domain-containing protein translates to MNTWFIGCSGFHYRHWRGAFYPEKLPQRRWFEFYSQHFNTLELNVTFYRFPQLSFVENWYQISPPEFVFSVKAPRLITHYKQFHDCAQLLADFYGTMQEGLREKLGPVLFQLPPRTVYSQERLLRLVESLDPAFTNVVEFRHPSWWDGQVFQELSRHNISFVGQSHPALPTDVVANTPVLYYRLHGIPELYKSPYTEAELHQIADQIQREPGVQQAFVYFNNDIDASAIRNGQYMRDYCRSLIER, encoded by the coding sequence ATGAATACCTGGTTTATTGGTTGCTCAGGCTTTCATTACCGCCATTGGCGCGGGGCCTTTTACCCCGAAAAGCTACCCCAGCGCCGTTGGTTCGAATTTTACAGCCAGCATTTCAACACCCTGGAGCTGAACGTGACCTTCTACCGGTTTCCCCAGCTGTCCTTCGTCGAGAACTGGTACCAGATCAGCCCGCCCGAGTTTGTTTTTTCCGTCAAGGCACCGCGGCTCATTACCCACTACAAGCAGTTTCACGACTGTGCCCAGCTGCTGGCCGATTTCTATGGCACCATGCAGGAAGGACTGCGTGAGAAGCTGGGGCCAGTGCTGTTTCAATTGCCGCCCCGCACGGTGTACTCCCAAGAGCGTCTGCTCCGCCTCGTCGAAAGCCTCGACCCGGCTTTTACCAACGTGGTGGAGTTTCGGCACCCCAGCTGGTGGGACGGGCAGGTATTTCAGGAACTGAGTCGCCACAATATTTCCTTTGTGGGCCAGAGCCACCCGGCCCTGCCCACCGACGTGGTGGCCAATACGCCCGTTCTGTACTACCGCCTGCACGGTATTCCGGAGTTGTACAAGTCGCCCTATACCGAGGCCGAGCTGCACCAGATAGCCGACCAGATTCAGCGGGAGCCGGGAGTACAGCAGGCCTTTGTGTACTTCAACAACGACATCGACGCCTCCGCCATTCGCAACGGCCAGTATATGCGCGACTACTGCCGCAGCCTTATAGAGCGGTAA
- a CDS encoding alpha/beta hydrolase family protein — MKILYFFSAVMFCSLTSSAQDVMYQTPPKSIVALAEAPSTPRVSVSSNGQWMLLLDNQDMPTIAELSQPELRIGGLRINPKTNGPSRVIYTTKLRLKHLPDGKELLVQGLPAKARISEVTWSPDNTKVAFTHTSDRHVELWLLDVASASARLMPNLFLNSVFGKSYEWVSDSQTLLARAIVGGRGDTPILNPVPMGPTVQENIGRKAPARTYQDLLKNPTDEKLFEFYATAQVVKVTVTGRMQPLGQPGIVQQASPSPNGRYALVKYRHRPYSYTLPYTDFPLQVDILSMEGLVVKTMADLPLADNVPSSFDAVPTGQRGHNWRADVPSTVYWVEAQDGGDPKATASVRDKIFTLAAPFETEPQELAALPLRFRDVIWGNANVALVEGYRWADRKEMTWALNPTTKAAPVVLFDRSSQDTYTAPGTPYTVHNLTGNEVLATDTKGETLYFVGTGASPEGDRPFVDELDVATKKATRWWRSEAPFYEVPVAILDLNKRLLITRRESQQDAPNYYLREAKSAKLTPLTKFDNPYAAVGNLTKQVLKYKRADGVDLTANLYLPYGYKKESGPLPTLMEAYPVEFKNKANAGQVKGSPYAFTRLSWGSPIYWVTQGYAVLQGTSIPIVGEGSKEPNDTYVEQLTASAKAAIDEGARLGVVDRNRVAVMGHSYGAFMTANLLAHTDLFKAGIARSGAYNRTLTPFGFQAEERTYWEAPEVYNSMSPFTHADKIKTPLLLIHGEADNNSGTFPLQSERFYNALKGHGATVRYVVLPFEAHGYAARESIMHTLWEMNSWLDKYVKQPAAPAAAPATPDQSAVGAKTEGN, encoded by the coding sequence ATGAAAATATTGTACTTTTTTAGTGCCGTCATGTTTTGTAGTCTGACTAGCTCGGCCCAGGACGTGATGTACCAGACTCCGCCTAAGTCTATTGTGGCCCTGGCGGAGGCCCCAAGCACGCCCCGGGTAAGCGTGTCATCGAATGGGCAATGGATGCTGTTGCTGGATAATCAGGACATGCCCACCATTGCCGAGTTGTCGCAGCCGGAGTTGCGTATTGGCGGGCTGCGGATCAATCCCAAAACCAACGGGCCGAGCCGGGTAATCTACACGACCAAGCTCCGGCTCAAGCACCTGCCCGACGGCAAGGAACTGCTGGTGCAGGGCTTGCCGGCCAAGGCGCGCATCAGTGAGGTGACCTGGTCGCCGGACAATACCAAGGTAGCTTTCACCCATACCTCCGACCGGCACGTGGAGCTCTGGCTGCTAGACGTGGCCTCGGCTTCGGCCCGCCTGATGCCCAACCTGTTTTTGAACAGCGTATTTGGCAAGTCCTACGAGTGGGTATCGGACAGCCAGACGCTGTTGGCCCGCGCCATTGTGGGTGGTCGGGGCGACACGCCCATTCTCAACCCGGTGCCTATGGGCCCTACGGTGCAGGAAAACATTGGCCGCAAAGCCCCCGCCCGCACCTACCAGGACTTGCTGAAAAACCCCACCGACGAGAAGCTGTTCGAGTTCTATGCCACGGCTCAGGTAGTGAAAGTAACTGTGACGGGGCGTATGCAGCCGCTGGGCCAGCCCGGCATTGTGCAGCAGGCCTCGCCCTCGCCCAACGGCCGCTACGCCCTGGTCAAGTACCGGCACCGGCCATATTCCTACACTCTGCCCTACACCGATTTTCCGTTGCAGGTTGATATTCTGAGCATGGAAGGCCTGGTGGTGAAAACCATGGCCGACCTGCCCCTGGCCGACAACGTGCCCAGCAGCTTCGACGCGGTGCCCACTGGGCAGCGTGGCCACAACTGGCGCGCCGACGTGCCCTCGACCGTGTACTGGGTAGAAGCCCAGGACGGCGGCGACCCAAAAGCCACGGCCTCGGTGCGCGACAAAATCTTTACCCTGGCAGCGCCGTTCGAAACCGAGCCTCAGGAGCTGGCGGCTCTCCCCCTGCGTTTTCGCGACGTAATCTGGGGCAACGCCAACGTGGCGTTGGTGGAAGGCTACCGCTGGGCCGACCGTAAAGAAATGACCTGGGCCCTAAACCCCACTACCAAGGCAGCGCCGGTAGTGCTGTTTGATCGGTCGTCGCAGGATACGTACACGGCCCCGGGCACACCCTACACGGTGCATAATCTGACCGGTAACGAGGTGCTAGCCACCGATACGAAAGGCGAAACCCTGTATTTCGTGGGCACCGGTGCCTCGCCGGAAGGCGACCGGCCTTTCGTGGATGAGCTGGACGTAGCCACCAAAAAAGCAACCCGGTGGTGGCGCTCCGAAGCACCATTCTACGAGGTGCCAGTTGCCATTCTGGATTTGAATAAGCGCCTGCTGATTACGCGCCGCGAGTCGCAGCAGGACGCCCCCAACTACTACCTGCGGGAAGCAAAAAGCGCTAAGCTGACGCCACTGACCAAGTTTGACAATCCTTACGCGGCCGTGGGCAACCTGACCAAGCAGGTGCTCAAGTACAAGCGCGCCGACGGCGTAGATCTGACGGCCAACCTGTATTTGCCCTACGGCTACAAAAAAGAGAGCGGCCCCCTGCCCACCCTGATGGAGGCCTACCCCGTCGAATTTAAGAACAAGGCCAACGCTGGGCAGGTGAAAGGCTCTCCCTACGCCTTTACCCGCCTGAGCTGGGGTTCGCCTATTTACTGGGTAACGCAGGGCTACGCCGTATTGCAGGGCACTAGTATTCCAATTGTGGGCGAAGGCTCGAAGGAACCCAACGATACCTATGTAGAGCAGCTGACGGCCAGTGCCAAAGCGGCCATCGACGAAGGAGCCCGCCTGGGTGTTGTGGACCGGAACCGGGTGGCAGTGATGGGCCACTCCTACGGAGCATTTATGACGGCCAACCTACTGGCGCACACCGACCTGTTTAAGGCCGGCATTGCCCGTAGCGGCGCCTACAACCGGACGCTGACGCCCTTTGGCTTCCAGGCCGAGGAACGCACCTACTGGGAAGCCCCGGAGGTGTACAACAGCATGTCGCCCTTCACCCACGCCGACAAGATCAAGACGCCCCTGCTGCTGATTCACGGCGAGGCGGATAACAACTCGGGCACGTTTCCGCTGCAGAGTGAGCGGTTTTATAATGCTCTGAAAGGCCATGGGGCCACGGTGCGCTACGTAGTGCTACCCTTCGAAGCCCACGGCTACGCGGCCCGGGAATCTATTATGCACACGCTTTGGGAGATGAACAGCTGGCTGGATAAGTACGTGAAGCAGCCGGCCGCCCCAGCAGCGGCACCGGCTACCCCCGACCAAAGCGCGGTTGGCGCCAAAACTGAAGGCAACTAA
- a CDS encoding OmpA family protein, with protein MRLHLTTPKALVLGLTLLALAPRDGHSQNSEKKIGLSLYGSTLQYHGDHGSEWFKNDKIEFGAGLKLSRYLTPGLDLGLDLSYGDMAFSADPPKNTIQPFSGFRANVVNIGIPVTLKLNNGWAFKEDAFFAPYLSLAPGIFFASTDRFKVTGGTPDNRDLYAFDIHGAAGIRLNFSSSVSAFVQTGQHYILTDQVDGITLKGNINDRYLQHTAGLTFNFGKTIDTDGDGVSDKKDKCPGTPTGVAVDANGCPLDGDGDGVPDYQDKCPTEKGLAALEGCPDRDGDGVRDSDDACPDTPGKAELRGCPDADNDGVIDSADKCPNTPAGVKVDAAGCPIDTDGDGVPDYQDRCPQRPGPASNKGCPEMKVEEKKKLQEATKYIQFEFDKATLKPISFPTLNGLVDILNAYPDYSLGISAHADNKGDDAYNLRLSDARAASARTYMLSKGIPADRIVSHGYGETKPIADNATEAGRAINRRVEFDVYLPGDPNPAETKYGPAPEIPAAPVKAAPVKKAPVKKAPVRKAAPARRK; from the coding sequence ATGAGACTACATCTTACCACCCCGAAAGCCTTGGTGCTGGGGTTAACGCTGCTGGCCTTGGCGCCGCGCGATGGACACAGCCAAAACTCCGAGAAGAAAATCGGCCTAAGCCTTTACGGCTCCACCTTGCAGTACCACGGCGACCATGGCTCCGAGTGGTTCAAGAATGACAAGATTGAGTTCGGTGCCGGTCTGAAGCTGAGCCGCTACCTCACGCCCGGCCTCGACCTGGGCCTGGACCTGAGCTACGGCGACATGGCCTTCTCGGCTGATCCGCCTAAGAATACCATTCAGCCCTTCAGCGGCTTCCGCGCCAACGTCGTGAACATCGGCATTCCCGTGACGCTGAAGCTCAACAACGGCTGGGCTTTTAAGGAAGATGCCTTCTTCGCACCTTACCTGAGCCTGGCTCCCGGTATTTTCTTCGCCAGCACCGACCGGTTTAAGGTAACCGGTGGTACGCCCGACAACCGCGACCTGTACGCCTTCGATATTCACGGGGCCGCTGGTATCCGCCTGAATTTCTCTTCCAGCGTGTCGGCTTTCGTACAAACCGGCCAGCACTATATCCTGACCGACCAGGTTGACGGTATCACGCTGAAAGGCAACATCAACGACCGTTATCTGCAGCACACTGCCGGCCTGACCTTCAACTTCGGCAAAACCATCGACACCGACGGTGATGGTGTAAGCGACAAAAAGGACAAGTGCCCCGGCACGCCCACCGGCGTGGCCGTGGACGCCAACGGCTGCCCACTTGACGGCGACGGCGACGGTGTTCCGGATTACCAGGATAAGTGCCCCACCGAGAAAGGTCTGGCCGCTCTGGAAGGCTGCCCCGACCGTGACGGTGATGGTGTGCGCGACAGCGACGACGCCTGCCCCGATACCCCCGGCAAAGCCGAACTCCGCGGCTGCCCTGACGCTGACAATGACGGCGTAATCGACTCGGCCGATAAGTGCCCCAACACGCCGGCTGGTGTGAAAGTAGATGCTGCCGGTTGCCCAATTGATACCGACGGTGACGGTGTTCCGGATTATCAGGACCGCTGCCCACAACGTCCCGGCCCGGCCTCGAACAAAGGCTGCCCAGAAATGAAGGTTGAGGAGAAGAAAAAGCTCCAGGAAGCCACCAAGTACATCCAGTTCGAATTCGACAAGGCTACCCTGAAGCCGATTTCGTTCCCGACCCTGAATGGCCTGGTTGACATCCTGAATGCTTACCCCGACTACTCACTGGGTATTTCGGCCCACGCCGATAACAAAGGCGACGATGCCTACAACCTGCGTCTGTCGGATGCCCGCGCCGCCTCGGCCCGCACCTACATGCTCAGCAAGGGTATCCCTGCCGACCGGATTGTGTCGCACGGCTACGGCGAGACCAAGCCGATTGCCGACAACGCCACCGAAGCTGGCCGCGCCATTAACCGCCGCGTAGAGTTCGACGTGTACCTGCCAGGTGACCCGAACCCTGCCGAGACGAAGTATGGTCCTGCCCCCGAGATTCCCGCCGCGCCAGTGAAAGCTGCGCCCGTGAAGAAAGCTCCGGTGAAAAAGGCTCCGGTACGGAAAGCCGCCCCGGCTCGTCGTAAGTAA
- a CDS encoding OsmC family protein codes for MPTLTGRSGPEPYLTRITSDSGHELLADEPLDKGGQNQGLTPGELLAASLSACVCITVRMYAERKQWPLANVEAQVTFERNEQHVVTQLSCSLQLAGELTDEQRQRLLKVAGLCPIHKTLMGAVPITTQLA; via the coding sequence ATGCCCACGCTAACCGGCCGTAGCGGCCCTGAGCCCTACCTTACGCGTATCACCTCCGACAGCGGCCACGAGCTCCTAGCCGACGAGCCGCTCGACAAGGGCGGGCAAAACCAGGGGCTAACGCCCGGCGAGTTGCTGGCCGCTTCGCTTAGCGCCTGCGTCTGCATCACGGTGCGCATGTACGCCGAGCGCAAGCAGTGGCCCTTGGCGAACGTGGAGGCCCAGGTGACGTTTGAGCGCAACGAGCAGCACGTCGTAACCCAACTTAGCTGCTCGCTCCAGCTCGCCGGTGAGCTTACCGATGAGCAGCGCCAACGCCTGCTGAAAGTGGCCGGCCTGTGCCCGATTCATAAGACGCTAATGGGCGCAGTTCCTATTACTACCCAGTTGGCCTAA
- a CDS encoding pirin family protein: MNHRIIRAAERGLKDIGWLQSNFSLSFSSYYNPERTGFGLLRVFNDDFVKPGNGFGLHAHANMEIISVMLAGRMNHIDSMGYREEVATDSVQIMSAGSGLRHEEHNIGDDEVNFLQIWIEPKLQNVTPRYQKRSFPAEKRKNQLTTIVSNEEGTAHVWINQNAKLSLGYFDAGQMVDYALKPLNKCVFVFLMEGEITVNGQLLNKRDSIGLWDTDIVSIACAQESKFIVIETPINH; encoded by the coding sequence ATGAATCACCGCATCATCCGGGCCGCCGAGCGGGGCCTCAAGGACATTGGCTGGCTGCAAAGCAACTTCTCGCTAAGCTTCAGCTCTTACTACAACCCTGAGCGAACGGGCTTCGGCCTGCTGCGGGTGTTCAACGACGACTTCGTCAAGCCCGGCAACGGCTTTGGGCTGCACGCCCACGCCAATATGGAAATCATTTCGGTGATGCTGGCCGGGCGCATGAACCACATCGACTCGATGGGCTACCGCGAGGAAGTCGCCACCGACTCGGTCCAGATCATGAGTGCCGGCAGCGGCCTGCGCCACGAGGAGCACAACATCGGCGACGACGAGGTGAACTTCCTGCAAATCTGGATTGAGCCTAAGCTGCAAAACGTGACGCCGCGCTACCAGAAACGCAGCTTTCCGGCCGAAAAGCGCAAAAACCAACTCACCACCATCGTCAGCAACGAGGAAGGCACGGCCCACGTCTGGATCAACCAGAACGCCAAGCTCTCGTTGGGCTACTTCGACGCCGGCCAGATGGTAGACTACGCCCTGAAGCCCCTAAACAAGTGCGTATTCGTGTTCCTGATGGAAGGCGAAATCACGGTAAACGGCCAGCTGCTGAACAAGCGCGACAGTATTGGACTCTGGGACACGGATATCGTTAGCATTGCCTGCGCTCAGGAAAGCAAGTTTATCGTCATCGAAACACCCATCAACCACTAG
- a CDS encoding nitroreductase family protein encodes MKTAPTTYPVHELIKNRWSPRSFSAQPVAPETVGQLFEAASWAASAMNEQPWRYIYAHRADTEAFQKMVDLLMPGNQPWAKNAAVLILSLAKTHYDNGTPNGAALHDLGLANGNLILEATALGLHGHFMGGFEREKAKEVFQLPENLQPAVMIALGYQGEAELLEEPFLSREKAPRQRKSVAEISFEAHLPQ; translated from the coding sequence ATGAAAACTGCCCCCACCACCTATCCCGTGCACGAGCTAATTAAGAACCGCTGGAGCCCCCGCTCCTTCTCGGCCCAGCCCGTAGCGCCCGAAACTGTCGGCCAGCTGTTTGAAGCTGCTTCCTGGGCCGCCAGCGCCATGAACGAACAGCCCTGGCGCTACATCTACGCCCACCGCGCCGACACGGAGGCCTTCCAGAAAATGGTCGACCTGCTGATGCCCGGCAACCAGCCCTGGGCCAAAAACGCCGCCGTGCTCATCCTTTCCCTGGCCAAAACCCACTACGACAACGGCACGCCCAACGGCGCCGCTCTTCACGACCTGGGCCTGGCCAACGGCAACCTGATTCTGGAAGCTACAGCCCTGGGGTTGCACGGCCACTTCATGGGCGGCTTCGAGCGGGAGAAGGCTAAAGAAGTGTTTCAGCTACCCGAAAACCTGCAGCCCGCCGTCATGATTGCGCTGGGCTACCAGGGCGAGGCTGAGCTATTGGAAGAGCCTTTCCTGAGCCGGGAAAAAGCCCCGCGCCAGCGTAAGAGCGTCGCCGAAATTTCCTTTGAAGCCCACCTGCCCCAATAG